A genomic region of Leptospira saintgironsiae contains the following coding sequences:
- the eat gene encoding ethanolamine permease, with the protein MESKEEFSRTLGPWLLWGLGVGYVISGMYFGWNLGLPVGGTLGLGIATLLIILLYVCFSFSYTELACMIPKAGGAFDYGREALGNAWAYLVGTAQLIEFLFAPPAIAAAIGAYFSLFLPGIDPIWIAIVAYLLFTGLNILGVKFAASFEFGITILAVFELLLFSGLTLPSFSWEKFSSNPLPNGWTGALSSLPFAVWFFLAIEGVANVAEETKDPQRNILIGFGSALATLVVLCGLVFFSSIGVGGWEMIVYPEPGAAASDYPLPLALRKLYGESGWAFHLLITIGLFGLIASFHGIILAGGRASFEFGRANFLPKFFGKIHPKFKTPANALIANTAFGIAALCTGKTSELITLSAFGALLLYFCSMISFFVLRKKQPDRERPFMVPGGKLLPSIALVLSAIVLVVCAWQHPILFGVFVLILGSGLVWARTSIFGK; encoded by the coding sequence ATGGAATCAAAAGAAGAATTTAGCAGAACCCTCGGTCCTTGGCTACTTTGGGGTTTAGGAGTCGGATACGTAATTTCAGGCATGTATTTTGGCTGGAACCTGGGTCTACCAGTAGGTGGGACCTTGGGTTTGGGAATTGCCACCTTACTGATCATTCTGCTATATGTTTGTTTTTCTTTTAGCTACACCGAACTTGCATGTATGATCCCTAAAGCGGGAGGAGCATTCGACTACGGTAGAGAAGCTCTTGGAAATGCATGGGCCTATCTCGTTGGCACCGCTCAGTTGATAGAATTTTTATTTGCACCCCCGGCGATTGCAGCTGCCATCGGAGCCTACTTCTCTTTATTTTTGCCAGGTATAGATCCGATCTGGATTGCGATTGTTGCTTACTTACTCTTTACGGGTTTGAATATACTCGGAGTAAAATTTGCAGCATCATTCGAGTTTGGAATTACTATATTAGCAGTTTTTGAATTACTTTTATTTTCAGGACTTACACTTCCTAGTTTTTCTTGGGAGAAGTTTTCCTCGAATCCATTACCTAATGGTTGGACCGGCGCCTTGTCTTCTTTACCTTTCGCAGTTTGGTTTTTTCTAGCAATAGAAGGAGTTGCAAACGTCGCAGAAGAAACTAAAGATCCTCAAAGAAATATACTGATCGGATTTGGATCTGCATTAGCAACCTTAGTTGTACTTTGTGGATTGGTATTTTTTTCTTCTATAGGGGTGGGTGGATGGGAGATGATCGTATATCCAGAGCCTGGTGCAGCAGCTTCTGATTATCCTTTGCCTCTTGCATTACGAAAATTGTATGGAGAATCCGGTTGGGCATTCCATCTTTTAATTACGATAGGTTTATTCGGTCTGATCGCTTCTTTTCATGGAATTATTTTGGCCGGAGGAAGGGCCAGTTTCGAATTCGGAAGAGCAAACTTTCTTCCTAAATTTTTTGGTAAAATCCATCCTAAATTTAAAACTCCTGCCAACGCATTAATTGCAAATACTGCGTTCGGGATCGCTGCATTATGTACTGGAAAAACATCCGAGCTAATCACATTGTCTGCATTCGGTGCTTTGTTATTATACTTTTGTTCTATGATCAGCTTCTTTGTACTTCGAAAAAAACAACCAGATAGAGAAAGGCCTTTTATGGTTCCTGGCGGGAAACTTCTACCATCTATTGCACTTGTTTTGTCTGCGATCGTATTGGTTGTATGTGCTTGGCAACATCCGATCCTATTTGGGGTTTTTGTTTTGATCTTAGGAAGCGGATTGGTCTGGGCCAGGACTTCTATTTTTGGAAAATGA
- a CDS encoding acyl-CoA dehydrogenase family protein, whose product MATKAPTDSSAAKQALSKSSAIIEQVTKALAAKCSSNGKVSVAKMDQNQFVQYQIAWLTSEQKIAENFIDYAWNDSLGTGELEKLMAQVFAAEVVSHIRTEFSSRASEYGISTQELVTKLFDDATNKFLEESSAIENYNHIADLIASSGSFGAYGLSEDHEMFRQTFKQFAEEVVAPKAEHVHRHDDIVPEEIIQGLRDMGCFGLCIPETYGGLQPNDKADNISMLVVTEELSRGSLGIAGSLITRPEILSKALLKGGTDAQKEKWLPLIASGEKMGGIMVTEPNYGSDVAGVSVTAKKVDGGWSINGVKTWCTFAGYANLLLILVRTETDPELKHKGLSIVLAEKPSFNGHEFDYKQDGGGRISGKAIGTIGYRGMHSFEVSFEDYFVPEENLIGGEAGRGKGFYFQMEGFSGGRIQTAARANGVMQAALEAGLRYAQERQVFQKPIFDYNLTKYKIARMAMIVQASRQFTNTVAKLLDDHKGQMEATLIKFYASKVAEWVTREAMQIHGGMGYAEEYAVSRYFVDARVFSIFEGAEEVMALRVIAKSLMDQYSA is encoded by the coding sequence ATGGCAACGAAAGCTCCGACGGACTCTTCGGCGGCAAAACAGGCTTTAAGCAAGTCTTCAGCAATAATCGAACAAGTAACCAAGGCTCTGGCAGCTAAATGCAGCTCCAATGGAAAAGTTTCCGTTGCGAAAATGGACCAAAACCAATTCGTACAATACCAAATCGCTTGGTTGACCTCCGAACAAAAGATCGCAGAAAACTTTATCGACTATGCTTGGAACGATTCTCTCGGAACAGGTGAGCTTGAAAAATTGATGGCTCAGGTTTTCGCTGCGGAAGTTGTTTCTCATATCCGCACCGAGTTCAGTTCTAGAGCTTCCGAATACGGAATTTCCACACAAGAACTGGTTACCAAATTATTCGACGACGCTACTAACAAGTTCTTAGAAGAATCCAGCGCGATCGAAAACTATAATCATATTGCTGATCTAATCGCTTCTTCTGGAAGTTTTGGAGCTTATGGTTTGAGTGAAGACCACGAAATGTTCCGCCAAACTTTCAAACAGTTCGCGGAAGAAGTGGTGGCTCCTAAAGCAGAGCATGTTCACCGTCACGACGATATCGTTCCAGAAGAGATCATCCAAGGTTTAAGAGACATGGGATGTTTCGGACTTTGTATTCCTGAAACTTACGGTGGATTACAACCTAACGATAAAGCAGATAATATTTCTATGCTTGTTGTTACTGAAGAACTTTCCAGAGGATCTTTAGGGATTGCAGGATCTTTGATCACTCGTCCAGAAATTCTTTCTAAAGCATTATTAAAAGGTGGAACTGACGCTCAAAAAGAGAAGTGGCTTCCTCTTATCGCTTCCGGAGAGAAGATGGGCGGTATCATGGTAACAGAACCTAATTACGGTTCAGATGTTGCCGGAGTTTCCGTAACTGCTAAAAAAGTGGACGGAGGCTGGTCTATCAATGGTGTTAAAACCTGGTGTACTTTTGCAGGTTATGCAAATCTTCTTCTTATCCTTGTAAGAACAGAAACTGATCCTGAGTTAAAACACAAAGGTCTTTCTATCGTTCTTGCGGAGAAGCCAAGCTTCAATGGTCACGAATTCGATTATAAACAAGATGGCGGCGGAAGAATTTCCGGTAAAGCAATCGGAACAATCGGTTACCGCGGTATGCACTCTTTCGAAGTTTCTTTCGAGGACTATTTTGTTCCAGAAGAGAACCTGATCGGTGGAGAAGCAGGAAGAGGAAAAGGATTCTATTTCCAGATGGAAGGTTTCTCCGGTGGAAGGATCCAAACTGCGGCTCGTGCAAACGGTGTGATGCAAGCAGCTTTAGAAGCCGGTCTTCGCTACGCTCAAGAGAGACAAGTTTTCCAAAAACCAATCTTCGATTATAACCTGACCAAGTATAAGATTGCTCGTATGGCGATGATCGTTCAGGCTTCTCGCCAGTTCACTAATACTGTAGCGAAACTTTTGGATGACCACAAGGGACAGATGGAAGCAACTTTGATCAAATTCTACGCTTCTAAAGTTGCTGAATGGGTAACAAGAGAAGCAATGCAGATCCACGGTGGAATGGGATACGCGGAAGAATACGCAGTTTCTCGTTACTTCGTAGATGCTCGTGTATTCTCCATCTTCGAAGGTGCAGAAGAAGTGATGGCACTTAGAGTAATTGCAAAATCTCTAATGGACCAATACTCAGCTTAA
- a CDS encoding ethanolamine ammonia-lyase subunit EutB: MGYKTVLGRKSYVFPDLKTLLAKASPLRSGDQLAGIAASTQEERVAAQMALADLHLSEFLNIELIPGEKDEVTRLIFDSHNRSAFSKISSLTVGEFRDFLLSENTDSELISEIRDGITPEMGAAVSKLMSNQDLILVSKKSPVVTRFRNTIGLPGRLSARLQPNHPTDDPKGIAASILDGLLLGSGDAVIGINPATDNVPTVIALLKMLDSIIQKYSIPTQSCVLCHVTTSIKAMEAGAPLDLVFQSIGGSEALNKSFGVNLNILEESRQMALELNRGTVGNNVMYFETGQGSGLSAGAHFGLDQQTLETRAYAVAKKFDPLLVNTVVGFIGPEYLYNGKQILRAGLEDHFCGKLLGLPMGVDVCYTNHADADQDDMDTLLTLLGAAGCNYIMGVPGADDVMLSYQSTSFHDALYLRQIFGFRPAPEFESWLLEKGLFESTKQFLPKENQNRVLLEEIIEDKAG; the protein is encoded by the coding sequence ATGGGTTATAAAACCGTTCTTGGTAGGAAATCCTACGTATTTCCTGATTTAAAAACCTTACTAGCTAAGGCGAGTCCTCTTCGTTCGGGAGATCAATTGGCTGGGATCGCTGCCTCTACTCAAGAAGAAAGAGTAGCTGCCCAAATGGCTTTGGCGGATCTACATTTATCAGAATTTTTGAATATAGAATTGATCCCTGGAGAAAAAGACGAGGTTACTCGCCTAATTTTCGATTCTCATAATAGGTCCGCGTTCTCTAAAATTTCTTCTCTTACTGTCGGGGAATTTCGTGACTTTCTTTTAAGTGAGAACACTGACTCAGAATTGATCTCTGAGATCCGAGACGGAATTACTCCTGAGATGGGCGCTGCTGTTTCTAAGTTAATGTCTAACCAGGATCTGATTTTAGTTTCTAAAAAATCTCCTGTAGTGACCAGGTTTCGAAATACAATTGGACTTCCCGGAAGGTTATCAGCACGTTTACAACCAAATCATCCTACAGATGATCCTAAGGGAATTGCAGCAAGTATCTTGGATGGACTTTTATTAGGAAGTGGGGACGCAGTGATAGGGATCAATCCTGCTACTGATAATGTTCCTACGGTAATTGCACTTCTAAAGATGTTGGATTCTATCATCCAAAAATATTCTATCCCCACTCAGTCCTGCGTGCTCTGTCATGTAACGACTTCTATAAAAGCAATGGAAGCAGGGGCTCCTCTCGATCTGGTATTTCAGTCTATCGGAGGAAGCGAAGCTTTAAACAAAAGTTTTGGAGTGAATCTCAATATTTTAGAAGAGTCCAGACAGATGGCTTTAGAATTAAACAGAGGAACTGTTGGAAATAATGTAATGTATTTCGAAACAGGACAGGGAAGCGGACTGTCTGCCGGCGCTCATTTCGGTTTAGACCAACAAACATTAGAAACAAGAGCTTATGCAGTCGCAAAAAAATTCGATCCACTTCTCGTAAATACTGTAGTTGGTTTTATTGGTCCCGAATATTTATATAATGGAAAACAAATCTTAAGAGCAGGACTGGAAGATCATTTTTGCGGAAAACTTTTAGGTCTTCCTATGGGCGTGGATGTATGTTATACAAATCATGCAGATGCAGACCAAGACGATATGGATACATTACTCACTTTACTTGGAGCTGCAGGATGTAATTATATTATGGGAGTTCCAGGAGCAGATGATGTTATGTTATCTTATCAAAGTACTTCTTTCCATGATGCATTGTACCTACGCCAAATTTTTGGGTTTCGGCCTGCGCCTGAATTTGAGAGTTGGCTTTTAGAAAAAGGGCTATTCGAATCCACAAAACAATTTCTTCCTAAAGAAAATCAAAACAGAGTTTTACTCGAAGAAATTATAGAGGATAAGGCCGGATGA
- the ilvD gene encoding dihydroxy-acid dehydratase, with protein MPHLRSRTSTHGRNMAGARALWRATGMKEGDFGKPIIAIANSFTQFVPGHVHLKDLGQMVAREVEKAGAVAKEFNTIAVDDGIAMGHGGMLYSLPSRDLIADSVEYMVNAHTADALICISNCDKITPGMLMAALRLNIPTIFVSGGPMEAGKVNWNGDIRKLDLVDAMVEAANENVPDELVEQIERSACPTCGSCSGMFTANSMNCLTEALGLSLPGNGSTLATHADRKQLFLTAGRLIVDLAKRYYEQDDESVLPRNIATHEAFQNAMSLDVAMGGSTNTVLHILAAAHEAGINFKMHDIDLISRRVPCVCKVAPATQKYHMEDVHRAGGVIGILSELDRAGLIHRDVPTVHSATLGKALEEWDIVRQNADSKAYALFSAAPGGVPTTEAFSQDKRWPELDLDRANGCIRDVEHAYSQDGGLAVLYGNIAPEGCIVKTAGVDESIWKFSGRARVMESQEEAVAKILGNEVVEGDVVVIRYEGPKGGPGMQEMLYPTSYLKSKGLGKACALLTDGRFSGGTSGLSIGHVSPEAAAGGIIGLVEEGDIIEIDIPDRSIHLRVSDAELSDRRDRMHDRGKDAWKPKSRKRTVSAALRAYAAMTTSAHTGAVRDVSQVEHQ; from the coding sequence ATGCCTCACTTAAGATCTCGTACTTCCACCCACGGACGCAATATGGCCGGAGCCAGAGCACTCTGGAGAGCCACCGGTATGAAAGAAGGTGATTTTGGAAAACCAATCATCGCAATCGCAAACTCATTTACTCAATTCGTTCCAGGACATGTTCATTTAAAAGACCTAGGACAAATGGTCGCGAGAGAAGTGGAGAAGGCGGGGGCCGTCGCAAAAGAATTTAATACCATCGCAGTTGATGATGGTATCGCCATGGGGCATGGCGGAATGTTATATTCTTTGCCGAGCCGTGACTTGATCGCCGACTCAGTAGAATATATGGTCAACGCTCATACAGCGGATGCACTTATCTGTATTTCAAACTGTGATAAGATTACACCGGGCATGCTGATGGCAGCTTTACGTTTGAACATACCAACCATATTCGTATCCGGCGGACCAATGGAAGCTGGAAAAGTAAATTGGAACGGTGATATTCGAAAATTGGATTTGGTGGACGCAATGGTAGAAGCCGCCAACGAAAATGTTCCAGACGAACTTGTAGAACAAATAGAACGTTCTGCTTGCCCTACTTGCGGATCTTGTTCCGGAATGTTCACTGCAAATTCAATGAACTGTCTTACAGAAGCATTAGGACTTTCTCTTCCTGGTAACGGTTCCACGTTAGCTACCCATGCAGACAGAAAACAACTATTCCTTACTGCAGGAAGACTGATCGTAGATCTTGCAAAAAGATATTATGAACAAGACGATGAGTCTGTTCTTCCTAGGAACATCGCTACTCACGAAGCATTCCAAAATGCGATGAGCTTAGACGTAGCTATGGGAGGATCCACAAATACAGTTCTTCATATTCTTGCAGCCGCTCACGAAGCAGGGATCAATTTTAAAATGCATGATATCGATCTAATTTCGAGAAGAGTTCCTTGTGTTTGTAAGGTTGCTCCTGCCACTCAAAAATATCATATGGAAGATGTTCATAGAGCAGGTGGGGTTATTGGTATTCTTTCCGAATTAGATAGAGCTGGACTCATTCATAGAGATGTTCCTACAGTTCATTCTGCCACATTAGGAAAAGCTTTGGAAGAATGGGATATCGTTCGTCAGAACGCAGACTCAAAAGCATATGCTTTATTCTCCGCGGCACCTGGTGGAGTTCCAACAACAGAAGCATTTTCCCAAGATAAACGTTGGCCTGAGTTAGACTTAGATAGAGCGAATGGATGTATCCGAGATGTAGAGCATGCATATTCTCAAGATGGAGGACTTGCAGTTCTTTATGGAAATATCGCACCTGAAGGTTGTATCGTTAAGACTGCAGGAGTAGATGAGTCCATTTGGAAATTCTCAGGAAGAGCCAGAGTGATGGAAAGCCAAGAAGAAGCTGTAGCCAAAATCTTAGGTAACGAAGTTGTAGAAGGTGATGTAGTTGTGATCCGCTACGAAGGTCCAAAAGGTGGACCTGGAATGCAGGAAATGTTATACCCTACTTCTTATCTGAAATCCAAAGGTTTAGGAAAAGCATGTGCACTTCTAACTGATGGAAGATTTTCCGGAGGAACTTCCGGACTTTCTATTGGACATGTTTCTCCAGAAGCAGCAGCAGGCGGAATCATCGGTCTTGTAGAAGAAGGTGATATCATCGAAATAGATATTCCTGATAGATCCATTCACTTAAGGGTGAGTGACGCAGAACTTTCTGATCGCAGAGATAGAATGCACGATAGAGGAAAAGATGCCTGGAAACCTAAGTCCAGAAAACGGACAGTTTCTGCAGCATTGAGGGCCTATGCAGCGATGACTACTTCTGCACATACCGGAGCTGTCAGAGACGTTAGCCAGGTAGAACATCAATAA
- a CDS encoding TerB family tellurite resistance protein, whose product MERVSSLASKVLPGHEFYEKFQKSLDRETEIFQLKMNYAKVLVSLWSYSCHADGVFHRKEGNLVGQMVKAMFDKDCIFDHHQDQKAEIIEELSEVFESPLPIKMITDFAEGNPVLAVNFYEDAVCIVTTDGKFTDREKEFLVDLARELEISSMDKKNIDNKYTDGDED is encoded by the coding sequence ATGGAAAGGGTTTCATCCTTGGCTAGCAAAGTTCTACCAGGTCATGAGTTTTACGAAAAGTTTCAGAAAAGTCTGGATAGAGAAACCGAGATTTTTCAACTCAAGATGAATTACGCCAAGGTACTAGTCAGTCTTTGGTCTTATTCTTGTCATGCAGACGGAGTCTTTCATAGAAAGGAAGGAAATCTAGTCGGACAAATGGTAAAAGCTATGTTCGATAAGGATTGTATCTTTGATCATCACCAAGATCAAAAGGCTGAGATCATCGAAGAATTATCTGAAGTGTTTGAATCTCCTCTTCCTATTAAAATGATCACTGACTTTGCAGAAGGAAATCCAGTCCTAGCTGTAAACTTCTACGAAGATGCTGTATGTATCGTAACGACCGACGGCAAATTCACAGATAGAGAGAAAGAATTTTTGGTAGATCTAGCAAGAGAGTTAGAAATTTCTTCTATGGATAAGAAGAACATAGATAATAAATATACGGACGGCGACGAAGACTGA
- the eutC gene encoding ethanolamine ammonia-lyase subunit EutC: MNPKEFWKSLTSARIGIGRSGGSIPTSELLKFRLDHARARDAVLAEPDFDTISLGLEKIFQPLGIDIIGIESLAKSREEYLLRPDLGRRISEPSRSRLESKKGIYDIALIGVDGLSAKAVDSNLVSFLQILVPLLSEQKYKISPFILGKLGRVAIGDEIGEILGAKAVVLLIGERPGLTSADSLGMYLTFDPKLGKTDESRNCISNIRPDGLDFQEASLKTAYLLSESLKRGISGVDLKDEMTPDFLESSSINLSNITNSA; encoded by the coding sequence ATGAATCCTAAAGAGTTTTGGAAAAGTTTAACTTCTGCCAGGATCGGAATCGGAAGATCCGGGGGCTCTATTCCAACTTCTGAATTATTAAAATTCAGATTGGATCATGCAAGAGCAAGAGACGCGGTCTTAGCAGAACCGGATTTTGATACGATAAGTCTAGGCCTCGAAAAAATTTTCCAGCCATTAGGGATAGATATTATTGGAATAGAAAGTTTAGCAAAGAGCAGAGAAGAATATTTGCTTAGACCAGATTTAGGCCGTAGGATCTCTGAACCTTCTCGGTCTAGATTGGAATCCAAAAAGGGAATATATGATATAGCTTTGATTGGAGTAGATGGCCTTTCTGCTAAAGCAGTTGATTCGAATTTGGTTTCGTTCTTACAAATTCTGGTTCCTCTCTTATCTGAACAAAAATATAAAATTTCGCCATTCATTCTAGGAAAATTAGGAAGAGTTGCTATCGGAGATGAGATAGGAGAAATTTTAGGAGCCAAGGCAGTGGTGTTATTAATAGGAGAAAGACCTGGACTTACCTCTGCAGATAGTTTGGGAATGTATCTGACATTCGACCCTAAGTTAGGCAAAACAGACGAAAGCCGGAATTGTATTTCGAATATACGCCCTGACGGCTTAGATTTCCAGGAGGCGTCCTTAAAAACGGCTTATTTACTTTCTGAATCTCTCAAACGAGGTATATCTGGAGTGGATTTAAAAGATGAGATGACACCTGATTTCCTGGAATCTTCTTCAATAAATCTTTCGAATATTACAAATTCGGCTTGA
- the metG gene encoding methionine--tRNA ligase, translating to MSSESKRKILVTSALPYANGPIHLGHVLEAIQTDVYVRYQKSLGNECYFFCADDTHGTPIMLAARKEGITPEELIDRVRAEHYRDLSGFLVEYDNYYTTNSEENRILSEEIYLSLKGKGHIAEREIEQTYCDTDKMFLPDRFIKGTCPNCGTQDQYGDSCENCGATYSPKDLKDSHCSLCGNPPVSRNSKHIFFKLGDFEKYLSNWVETGSHVAEGVRKKLKEWFEAGLQDWDISRDGPYFGFKIPGETEKYFYVWLDAPIGYMASSLNYFKGDRKKFDSFWKDEKTEISHFIGKDILYFHTLFWPATLEGGGYRSPTQVHVHGFITVNGEKMSKSRGTFIKAEGYLKHLDPEHLRFYLAGKLGPGMDDLDLSFDDYTAKVNSDFVGNFVNLVSRVATSILDKLDRNLGSLDAEGKKILDELRSSESKIKEWYETRNYTRVMKECSRLGDIANKYVNDLAPWIQIKSDEEAARKTVTVALNAARILSIYLYPVLPKSGEKVYKILGLNKKPEFADLASDLEKTKVSAYEMITKRVEEKSIQTMLEENTLETKSAQPATPAAAPKTEGVLEISIEDLSKVDLRVGKIIEAGPVEGADKLVQVKLDLGSLGTKNVFAGIKASYQPQELLGLTIVAVANLKPRKMKFGVSEAILLASGEGESLSLFVPHRGANPGDKLK from the coding sequence GTGAGTTCCGAATCAAAACGAAAGATCCTCGTTACTTCTGCTTTGCCTTATGCGAATGGTCCTATTCATTTGGGCCATGTTTTGGAAGCAATCCAGACTGATGTTTATGTTCGTTATCAAAAATCTTTAGGCAATGAGTGTTATTTTTTCTGTGCGGACGATACGCATGGCACACCCATCATGCTTGCGGCAAGAAAAGAAGGAATCACTCCAGAAGAATTGATCGACCGTGTTAGAGCGGAACATTACCGGGATCTCTCTGGCTTTTTAGTCGAATACGATAATTATTATACCACTAACTCTGAAGAAAATCGAATCCTTTCCGAAGAAATTTATCTTTCACTAAAGGGTAAAGGCCATATCGCAGAAAGAGAAATTGAACAAACTTATTGTGATACAGATAAGATGTTCCTTCCAGATCGTTTTATTAAAGGGACTTGTCCTAATTGTGGGACCCAAGATCAGTATGGGGATAGTTGCGAGAATTGTGGAGCCACTTATTCTCCCAAAGATCTAAAAGATTCTCATTGTTCTTTATGTGGCAATCCACCCGTTAGTCGAAATTCTAAACATATCTTTTTTAAATTGGGAGATTTTGAGAAATATCTTTCCAATTGGGTCGAAACGGGTTCTCACGTTGCGGAAGGTGTTCGCAAAAAATTAAAAGAATGGTTCGAGGCAGGTCTTCAAGATTGGGATATTTCTCGTGATGGGCCTTATTTCGGATTTAAGATCCCAGGCGAGACTGAAAAATATTTTTATGTTTGGTTGGATGCTCCCATCGGTTATATGGCCTCTAGTTTGAATTATTTCAAAGGAGATCGTAAAAAATTCGATTCTTTCTGGAAGGATGAGAAGACCGAGATCTCCCATTTTATCGGAAAAGATATATTATATTTTCATACTTTATTCTGGCCTGCTACCTTAGAAGGAGGTGGATATCGTTCTCCTACCCAAGTCCATGTTCATGGTTTCATTACCGTGAATGGGGAGAAGATGTCCAAATCCAGAGGGACCTTCATAAAAGCAGAAGGTTACCTGAAACATTTAGATCCGGAACATCTTCGTTTTTATCTGGCGGGAAAACTCGGCCCCGGAATGGACGATCTTGACCTTTCTTTTGACGATTATACTGCAAAAGTGAACTCGGACTTTGTCGGAAATTTCGTAAACCTGGTTTCCAGAGTCGCCACTTCTATATTAGATAAACTTGATAGAAATTTGGGAAGCCTGGACGCAGAAGGGAAGAAGATCCTGGACGAACTTAGAAGTTCTGAATCTAAGATCAAAGAATGGTATGAAACTCGAAATTATACCAGGGTAATGAAAGAATGTTCTCGCTTGGGCGACATTGCGAACAAGTATGTAAACGATCTCGCGCCTTGGATCCAAATTAAATCGGATGAAGAAGCAGCTCGTAAAACAGTAACAGTTGCTTTGAACGCAGCCAGAATTCTTTCCATTTATTTATATCCTGTTCTTCCTAAATCAGGGGAGAAGGTTTATAAAATTTTAGGTTTAAACAAAAAGCCTGAGTTTGCAGACCTTGCTTCCGATCTGGAAAAAACAAAAGTGTCCGCTTATGAAATGATCACCAAACGTGTAGAGGAAAAATCGATTCAAACCATGTTAGAAGAAAACACTTTGGAAACTAAATCCGCTCAACCTGCAACGCCCGCTGCAGCTCCTAAAACAGAAGGAGTTTTGGAAATTTCTATCGAAGATCTAAGTAAAGTAGATCTTCGAGTTGGTAAAATTATAGAAGCAGGTCCTGTTGAAGGTGCTGATAAACTTGTCCAAGTAAAATTAGATCTTGGTTCTCTTGGAACTAAGAATGTTTTTGCTGGTATTAAAGCTTCTTACCAACCTCAGGAACTTCTTGGATTGACGATTGTTGCGGTTGCTAACTTAAAACCAAGGAAGATGAAGTTCGGAGTTTCAGAAGCAATCCTTTTGGCTTCCGGAGAAGGCGAGAGCTTAAGCCTTTTTGTGCCTCATAGAGGCGCTAACCCTGGCGATAAATTGAAATAA
- a CDS encoding iron-containing alcohol dehydrogenase family protein yields the protein MSKIALTLPSVQTPSELMDFLKKESDNPNFDLWLDQLSERAKAGDKLVWSFLYQAIREADSGRLSWGFHKRLLSGIFHMLSRIGDSQSYRLFINYVKSLDRTIPTGALELIGDLIPTFKEIDIDEILSISSLNDPFKSAFGIYALAQVVLEDRIPEEKIEQVKSFLRDYHNPSYYLDHLVERTLEFLERDNSDILAFVEQLAS from the coding sequence ATGTCGAAAATTGCCCTTACTCTCCCTTCTGTACAAACTCCCTCTGAACTGATGGATTTCCTCAAAAAGGAATCAGATAATCCGAATTTCGATCTTTGGTTGGACCAATTGTCTGAAAGAGCAAAAGCAGGAGACAAACTAGTTTGGAGTTTTTTGTACCAAGCAATCAGAGAAGCAGATTCAGGTAGATTGTCCTGGGGATTTCATAAAAGACTTCTTTCCGGGATCTTTCATATGCTTTCTCGGATCGGAGATTCTCAGTCTTATAGATTATTTATCAATTATGTTAAGTCCTTAGACAGAACTATTCCGACTGGTGCATTAGAACTAATCGGAGATCTGATCCCCACATTCAAAGAAATTGATATAGATGAGATCCTTTCTATTTCTTCTCTAAACGATCCATTCAAATCTGCATTCGGGATTTATGCATTGGCCCAAGTTGTTTTAGAAGACAGGATCCCGGAAGAAAAGATTGAACAAGTAAAATCTTTCTTAAGAGATTATCATAATCCAAGCTATTACTTGGATCATCTGGTAGAAAGAACTCTTGAGTTTTTAGAAAGGGATAATTCAGACATTCTTGCTTTCGTAGAACAACTTGCCAGCTGA